TCTCGTTTTGCTTAATGCTGCGGTCTAATCGCACCTGTACGCTCGCTCCGCTTCGCTTAACATGTGCTTCCACGATTGTCTCACTAACTTGAGCAAGCTCAAGTAGGTGATCCGCACGTGGCACGCCCGCAGCATTATATCGCATCCAAAGAATAAAAAAGTTGATTTAAAGATTAAGTTCTAAAAGATCGTTTATGAATATGATAGAAAATTAATTGGAGGTTTTATGGACCAAAGAATATTTATTATTTTTGCTTTCTGTTTTTTACTTTTTGCTTTTACCTTATCCGCTCAGCCCGACTGGATACAACATTACGAACCATTTCAAATACCTATTATGGATTACAGTTACGATTCCGGTAACATTAAAGTTTTGGATGACGGCTGCTTCGTAGTAAACGGAACCTGTGCCGAAAGTGATGATATAATCGGCTGGTACAGCGAATTTGGGTTTCTTATCAAGTTTGATCCCAATGGCAACATAATCTGGGCAAAAAAAAGATTCTTTAGATTATAATCCTGAGATATGGGAGCACCAATCTGCAACCTTTGCCGTATTGCCGGATGATGGTTTTGTTTCAGCAGGCAGTGTCGGTTTGATGTTCAGGTTGACAGTTCTAATCCAAAGAGAGTAGTTTCCATCACGGTTGAGAAAACCGGCAAGCCATCAGCGTTCAACGGTGTTTATGAAAGGTGAAGACGGTATTGTTCATGAATTGAGAGTGAATGGTAAACCGGAAAAATGCCACAATGAAATATATCAGAAATTAAATCTCAAGTTCAAATTTAATCGGAAATATCATGATGTGAAAGTAAGAATGTAGTGCCCAAACAAAAAAGCCACCCTTGCAAAATAAGAACTTAGAGGCATTTTGCCGAAACTTGAGCTAAGAAACCTTGAAAAGGTTTATAAGGAAATATCATCCTCGTAAACCTTTTCAAGGTTAGCAAAAAAGCCCCCGAAAATCGAGGGCTTAGATATTTTAAGATATTAGTTAAATTAAACAATACCTTGATCGATCATTGAGTCTGCTACTTTGATGAAACCGGCTATATTAGCGCCTTTAACGTAATCTACGAAGTCACCGTCTGTACCATACTTCACACATTGTTCATGAATTGCGATCATGATGTTGTGCAGTCTTTCATCAACTTCTTCTCTTGTCCAGCTTAAGCGCAGGCTGTTCTGGCTCATTTCCAGTCCTGAAGTTGCTACGCCGCCAGCGTTTGCAGCTTTTCCCGGTCCGTACAGAATTTTAGCTTTCTGTAATACTTCCACACCTTCTGGAACTGTAGGCATATTAGCACCTTCGGAAAGAACTTTACATCCTGCAGCCACGAGAGCTTTGGCATGAGCTTCGCTGATTTCGTTCTGAGTAGCACTTGGCAGAGCAACATCAACTTTCTTGATCTCGTTTCCAACCAGATCCCAAACAGATTTTCCTGCATAATATTTTGCATTAGGATATTTTTCTACATATTCACTGATACGTGCACGCTTCACGTTTTTCAGTTCCATAATGTAGGCAAGTTTTTCAGTATCGATTCCGTCTTCGTCTACAATAGAACCAGAAGAATCGCAAAGTGTGATAACTTTTCCGCCATAGAAATTAACTTTTTCTGTACAATATTGAGCAACATTTCCAGCACCGGAAACAACACATGTTTTTCCAGCCCATTCGATGTCTTTGGTTTTCATCATTTCATTGGCAAAATAAACTTGGCCATAACCAGTAGCTTCTGGTCTGATCAAGCTTCCGCCCCAATTGAGAGCTTTTCCTGTAAGAACACCGGTAAACTCGTTACGAAGACGTTTGTACTGACCGAACATGTAACCGATTTCTCTTCCACCAACACCGATATCACCGGCTGGAACGTCTGTGTTTGGTCCAATGTGGCGTTGTAATTCTGTCATGAAGCTTTGGCAGAAACGCATAACTTCGTTGTCTGATTTTCCTTTTGGATCGAAGTTTGATCCACCTTTCCCACCACCCATAGGAAGTGTAGTCAGGCTGTTTTTAAATACTTGTTCAAAACC
This Candidatus Cloacimonadota bacterium DNA region includes the following protein-coding sequences:
- the gdhA gene encoding NADP-specific glutamate dehydrogenase; its protein translation is MTMKEFLANVAAKNPAQPEFMQAVTEVVESIWPVYDSNPVYKEAKVLERLIEPERVIMFRVPWVRDNGEVQVNRGFRVEFNSAIGPYKGGLRFHPSVNLSILKFLGFEQVFKNSLTTLPMGGGKGGSNFDPKGKSDNEVMRFCQSFMTELQRHIGPNTDVPAGDIGVGGREIGYMFGQYKRLRNEFTGVLTGKALNWGGSLIRPEATGYGQVYFANEMMKTKDIEWAGKTCVVSGAGNVAQYCTEKVNFYGGKVITLCDSSGSIVDEDGIDTEKLAYIMELKNVKRARISEYVEKYPNAKYYAGKSVWDLVGNEIKKVDVALPSATQNEISEAHAKALVAAGCKVLSEGANMPTVPEGVEVLQKAKILYGPGKAANAGGVATSGLEMSQNSLRLSWTREEVDERLHNIMIAIHEQCVKYGTDGDFVDYVKGANIAGFIKVADSMIDQGIV